tctgcaaccttggggaACCCCCAGAGTTGCAGAGAATTTTGAAAACCAGCACGAAACAAGACTGTGCTGTCTGCATATGCTCAGACAAttacctcctcctcttcctcctttccctgaagaggcaggggtgggagggaggctgCGGCTGTTGCAGTGAGCCTGGGAGAAGGTTGGCTGAGGAGGGAACGCCATTGCTGCTGCCTCCAATGAGACAGAGAACATGGATTCGcccaggtggtggtgggcagaTGCAGCTGCCACTGTTGCTGCAGTCAACATGCATTCTGCCAGACAGGAAGTGTAGGGAGCTCCACTGCTACCCTCCTGGCAGCACAGCTGAGCTCTACTGGGTAGGGAACACTGCTGCTGTCCTTGAGATGGTGACACACAAATGGGTCAGAGGGGAATCCCTGCCCCACGATTCTTGGGGAGGGCCACTTGTGCATGTATAAAAATGCAATGGTTGGAACCAAAGGAAAAGAACGTATCTGTGATTCAGTGCCCCAGTGGGAATTTAGGCTTGTTTCCACAAACAGCAGCCTCTGGCACCCCATGGCAAACTTCTGAGGAAACGACATGGCAGGGTCGAGGCGGGGAAAGGATCAAAGAAAAAAAGTGCCAGTGGTTATGCCTAAGCCCACAAGATACACCTTCATCACCTCCTGGAGCCCGCTCAGTGGAATGCCTGCGTTCACCGTGGCCCGTGCCTGCCCACCCACACCGTATACAGTGCAAGGGATCAGGGGAAGCTCTTTGCTGCATTTGCAAGAAGCATCATAGACTGTTATTAAATCCCGTCCCAGGGTACTGAACTAAAACATTCCGTGCACGTACAGTCGATGTCTAACGTTTCTGGGCTCCCTCTACCCTCCAGTGGTTCCAGAAGACGTCAGCTTCAGAACAACGTTATCCTCATCCAGGGTTTCATCTTTGGGGAGAAGATGCACAGAAGCGTTGCATACAAAACTGAAAGAGATGTGTTTTGGGGAGAGGGGCGCAGGGCCAGAATTGCTTGCTGACGGGGGGAGGTGCTTAGCCCACAACTTGACAGCCGGCTTCCCTACTCTAGTCAAAGGGTGTAGCTGATTAAGGACCCCAAGCACATAAATGCATATATTTCACTCCTTGGTCAACTGACAgggcttaataataacaataacaacatttgatttatatatggcccttcagtgtcattattatccccacaacaatcaccctgtgaggtgggtggggctgagagagctctgagagagctgtgactgacctaatgtcacccagctggcttcaagtggaggaggagtggggaagcaaacccggctctccagattagagtcccaccactcttaaccactataccaaactggctggcaAGATAACTACTGGATTTTGGCCTGACTTCTATTATACCACAATACTGAAAGAGGGGAATTGATACCCTTACTACTAGTTAGTTAACATTTACTTGTTAACCAAAGAGTGGAAGTATGGAAATATGGCGGCCTGCCAATAAAATGTATACTGGAATAATAATTCAGCGTATTCCCTCACCTTGTACAAAAGATTGCACAAACTTCCGTCAGAAAAATTAAAGACAATATGAACATATCTACATTTTGGAAATTAGTTTTTGTACAGAGATTGCGGCTTTTTATCCTGTATGTATTGTCTTCGTCTTTTTGAAAATAAATGCTAGTAATAAAACTCTTCAAGGCCGTTTGTATCAAACTGAGCCTTTAGGAGTTTAGTCCAGAGAATGCTGAAGAGGCATTTAAAAGGATACAGGCGATGGAGAGGGGCAACCAGTTACTGACATCAGTGTCACTGTATGTGATATATCAGTGACTGATTTAAACTCCCACCATagtggtgcgtgtgtgtgtgtgtgggggggatagcTGCATGGAACAGGGCAGGGAAAATGGCGTCATAGTAGGCAGAAGCAGAAAAGATCCAGACTTTCCTATccacgtggcagctgccccggcTTTGATGGATTCTTTTCAAAACAACTTATGGATACAGTGGTTTCGGAACAAACGCGGCAAAGCCAGGGGAAACCTGAGAAGTGTGCAGAGGCGCAACAATGGCATGCAGAAGCAGGGAAAAACCCATTCTCAATAGGCTGCCAAACTGGGGCAAATACCCATGCTTAAGTCCTCCAAGTCTCCAAAGAATCATAAAACAGTACCATTTCTCGAGCCAGTTTCCATTCCTGGAAGACAGCACATTCTATATATACAGAAAAGTTCAATCCTAAACATGGTTTACCCTcctctaagcccatttacttccagggatgtagaagggtgtaactcgaCTTAGGAATCCACTGACGGCTCATCGAACAGAACAAAAATGTAATTAGTTTTCAGCTGCATGTAGGCCAAGAGCAAGGAGTTTTTAATGCAAATAGTTTATAGTCCCTTCAGGAAGAAGTGACTTCCAAAAACAAGGGAATATGGTCCATACTGGAACACTGgctttggctacctatcagcttcCAGGCTGTTGGTAACCCATGATCAGCACAGAGAACTATAGAATTTGATACAGGGTGTGGAGTTCAGCATGGAGAGAGACTCAAGTttcaaggttttgttttttaaataaaggttTCTAGTCATTATGAATTTGAGCATAGGCTTAAAAGTCCCATTGCAATGTTTGGTAAAATCCCCAGATCCATGACGGATCAAAGTAGGATCTTCTGCAGTCAGAGCAGGATAGAGTTGTCAATGGAGGCTTAATGTTTGGAAATAGGTAGTTGAAACTTCCCATGGCTTGAGTAAACAAGATCTCATTAACAGCACATACTTCACCAGGCAGGAGCTTCAATGCTCTTCCCCAGGCTAGCAGAACATTGTGCTCTGAATCTCGGATTAACAATGGGAGCAGAAACTTTGTACGAGCCATCCTAAGACTCCCGAACCTCCTTACTTTAGAGGATCCTGAGGGTGAGGAGGGTATGTTGCCGTCATCTTCTAGGATCTTCTTGATCTTTTTCTGCAAGGGTTTTAACTGACAGCTTTACATGATGTCTTTTAATTTGATGGATCATTTATATGAAAACattcttttgtgctgtttttatggaTTGGATCATTTTAATATGGCTTTTTTAAATTTgtaaaacacttttttaaaaaaaagtctagaAACCCAAGAAATAAAATCTAAGTGCTAATTTGTGCAGCCTTCAGAACATAAAATGTAGCTTTTCTCAATCAGACTGTAGTATTTTTAGCCCACAGATCACACAAAATCCTACCTATCAAAGctccagagggagaaggcaataGGCCAGAATCGTGGGGAGTAATAGCGATTCAAGAAAATTCTGGttcaaacctccactctgccatgaatcttgttgggtaactttgggcaactcattctctctcaacctaaattaccttatagggctgttgtgaaaataaaatggaagatgggAGACCTGCTTACTCAGCCCTGAGCTCTTTCAGGATCAGTGGGATAAAAGTGTGATAGATAATGCTTAGTGTTTGCATCGTGCTTTCAAATGTTCGGATCATTTAAAGCACAGTATCTTGTCATTGTTACGAACAACCACGTAAAGGAGGTTGGTATTATCAGGTGAAGAGCGGCTTACCTTTGTACCTTGGTTCACAGCAGAGGCACAATTTGAAAAGGCACAATTTGAAAAGGGGACTTCTTGATTCATTGTTCAGCCCCTTTACCCTAAGCTACATCATTTCTCCAGGCCCATTCTTCCGGATGGGACAACTACTGCTTTTCTCGAGTACTTAATAGGAACTTGTAATTTGGATTTTGTGCTAGATTCAGAAAGAAGAGCTGTTCTGGGTGGCTGGCTGCCAAGGAAGCACATGCATGGCTGTTTCAGAAATTTTCTTGGGATTCTACCCACAAGACACCTTGAAAACAGGCACGGTAGAGACTGACCAATGACCCACAGTCTTTGGCCCAACCCATTTTTAGCACTGCTGGAAATAAGACTTTGCTATCTGAATAGATCCTCGGACATTTGTGCATCAGTTTACACACAGTAAAACTGAAAATTAATCACTGCCAAATGAGTTATACAGACCTCCCCAAAAAAGAAGCTTGATGCACTGATAACTTCAAGAATCAAACCCAGCAATAGCTGCTTATATTGGAACGTCAGTGCAACCCAATTTTAAACATGTGCTTTTGAACAAAGTACTGGTTAACTTTCTAGTTTTTATGACTGCAGAGATAAGGAAGGAACTTGTAAATCTCAGGCTCAGGTTTTTGTGAAATGGCTGAACTTTGGTACAGAAGTGTTGTTGAGGTTCTGGCCTAGATCAAAATGCTGGCTGTGCAGAGCAGTCTCCATTCGCTGGAGATTCGACCTTAAGAGACTGTCTCACAGAGCCACTATCTGCCCTCCCTAGATTCTTTTCATGGCTGAAATGTTAATTGGTTGCTTTGCCTTGATTGGCTCCTGAGTAGCCAGGTAATACACGGTGTTCTAGAAACTATGGCTTCTCAGTGAaccaaaaaaaatcccttctctaTTCTGTCCACCTTGGCATGCCTTCATGCTGCTCTAGCGAGGCATGGAGAACGCCCCTGTTCTACCAGAtggggagccagtttgatgtagtggttaagggcggcaggactctaatctggagaaccaggtttgattcctcacttctctgcttgaagccagctgagtgaccttgggtgagtcacagcttctcagagctctctcagccccacacaccttgaaggatgattgtcgtgaggataacaacacactttgtaaactgctctgagtaggtgttaagttatcctgaataTATAAATcgagtatataaatcgaatgttgttattataccaGATGAGTAAGATCAACAACTAATGGATGCCAACCAGAGATCCTTAAGTTAGTCAGCTTttaagttttagataggcagacTTTTAGCTAGCAGCAGTAAGGTTTATTTGTTTTGTATCTGTTGCCTATGCTTAAGTGCTTTATGCTTTACAACACTCCTTAaagctaataaaatatattttaattaagcTGTGTCTGGAATCACTGCCTGGGACGTGGGTACACTCCAGAACGAATCCGGAGACTGACGAGCCGAGACCTCGGGGAAAACAAAGTTCTTAGTTCCATAAAAGTTAAAGAGTTGTTGGTTGTTGGTGTGGCTGTTCTCAGTGCCCAAAGCAGGAGGTTTGGGGCCCCTATCCTTATAAGATATGCTTGAATAAGTCTTGTGGGAAAAGACAAACAGTGGTGGCTGATTAACTGTTCTTTGGTATGACGTGTACTACATATTTCCTTCCCCTTTCATTataaacaaaaccaaaataaattgtGCAAAAGAGTTTTCAAAATACAGAACTATGTGCATGTTTGTGTAGTTTGTACAGGTCAACATATTTAGATCACCTGGGAACAGAGCTTTGGTATTTTAAATGTGGGGTGCACACAGTTCTGCCTCAAGGGACACCCACCTACTACTTACAGAGTAGGTGAGCTCCTAAAGGCTTCAGACAGAAATCAGCACCCAGACCTCTCAAGGCCAAATCTGGCCCGGTAGTTACCAGGCCAAAGGCAAGAGAGCATGTGTCCAGAGAGAAGCATCTGTGGCACCCTTCCCTCCAGTAAACCAGCTGCTAACAAAAGGCTTACCCAACATTTTATTTAATTCAAGATAAAAGGGAAGGAGATAAACCATGTCTAAAGCACCAACAGCTGCCATTTAAGACTCTTTTTTAACTCAGGTAAATAGTTTTATTCATTTCATCAAATCACTGAGCCACGTTCATAGTGCATTTACCAACAGACATGAAGCATGCAGGTGAGCACAGTTTCCCACCTCAGGCAAGTTTCATGACTTCACCAACCATTGCTCCAATTCCATCAAAGATTTCGTGCAAAGGGGCTTTGCACATGAAGGCACAAGTAGTGACTATTTTATTGGCAGAGTCGACGTGGGCTTCATTCACCTCTGTGCAAACATGCTTACACCCAAGTGCTTCTATAGCAGAAGCTGTATCAAAGTCTGGAAATctggaagaaaggaagaggaCATTGGACTGAGCACAAAAACACGCCGGCAGCTACAGCAACGTTCGCAGCACAGATACGTGTGCAACAGCAAGCACCAACAAGTGGGTCACAGAATTTTGTATCAGTTGCAATTTCTGgattgttttcaagggcagcccacattacagtagtctagccatGAGGTTGCCatagcatggatcagcatggtcTGGTCAGCTGGGTCCAAAAAGGGAGCCAGTTTCCATACAAGATGAAGCAGCACTCTTAGCAACTAAGGGTGGGCAGAATCTAacaccccccccaaccctcttaACTGATTCAGACAGAGATAGTTTAATTCCATCAAAAGCACAACCATTTCCAAAAAGTACCACctatgtcttgtctggattcagtttccacTTGTATTGCCATCTCAGCCACTTGACCACTGGAGGGAGACGGCTGCTTCTGGAGGCTTCGATAAAGTAATGTATAGTTGGTTTTCATCAGCATagtgatgacacccaactccaaaGCTATGGATGATCTCATATAACTGTTCAATAACATGGGAGGCAACAATGAGTCTTTGAGTGCCCCATAGGGCAAGCCCCAAGAAGACAATTCTACATGGGAGCATGCATGCGTGTACATATGTACACAGACACACCCACATGTGTACATATGTACAGCCACACACACGTGCTCCCTCTAAGCAAGAACAAACAGGACTTTAACCCATTCAAGTGCTTTCCTCCAAATATCAACACCAACTTCAATTGCTTCAACAAATATTGAGAGGTCTACTGTGCTGAAGGCATCCAAGAAGTCAAGCAACATTTAATAGGGAAACACCTCCCTTATCAGCAGATAAACCAAAATCAATGCCCAGAGTAACCAAAGCCATCTATGACTAAAGCCAGGCTGAAAAAGGTCAAGGACAGGTGatcatctaaaaaaaaaaaaatttggtaaGTTTTTTACCTTCCATCTACATTTTTATCATGGCCTACAGTGACTTCACATCCTGGGAAGACTTTAGCTGCCAACACAGGGGAGATACAGCACAAGCCAATGGGTTTCTTTGCACTGTGGAACGCCTCAAGGGTGGACTTTACAAGTTGATTGACAGTGCAGTCCTTCCCATCCACAGCCCAGGAGCACAGGTTCTTAGCTACCCCAAAACctcctgaaaagaaaagaaaaacagggagGGGATATGGATTTACTCTCTGATGCAACGGGTTCCAGGGGAAAAGAGTCTTCCCTTCGGGTCAAATTAATGCCTTCCCATTTAACACATGGCACTGTTCTCTGAATAAATGGCATCCTAGAGATGGATTCAAGGCCTCTACCTCTAAAATCTAAATGTTGCCACTCAAAGTAGGAGAAGAAGGGCTGGTGGAGAAAATACCAATTTGGTATCCCCTCTGTGGttgtgaaaaaggcaaacacaccACCAGTCACAATCCTATTGTTACAAAAGACTCGTGAAAAAAAGGTGCGCCTATCAAGAACAGCCTTGCCTGGATGCTCAAATATGCAACCATCTTGTCGGTGCTCATTATTCCAGAATTTGAGGGTTACACCAGGCGACAGAATAGGTATTCCCAACAGGAATGCAATTTGTTGGTTGGATACTGAGCCAGCACTGTAAATAGGTCATC
The DNA window shown above is from Eublepharis macularius isolate TG4126 chromosome 3, MPM_Emac_v1.0, whole genome shotgun sequence and carries:
- the LOC129326041 gene encoding glutamine amidotransferase-like class 1 domain-containing protein 3, mitochondrial — its product is MGKRVALVLAGCGVFDGSEVHEASAALVQLSRAGAEVKIFAPNIEQMHVVDHLKGSPSDEKRNVLVESARLARGNIQDLAELKVGEFDAVIFPGGFGVAKNLCSWAVDGKDCTVNQLVKSTLEAFHSAKKPIGLCCISPVLAAKVFPGCEVTVGHDKNVDGRFPDFDTASAIEALGCKHVCTEVNEAHVDSANKIVTTCAFMCKAPLHEIFDGIGAMVGEVMKLA